Below is a window of Pseudomonas eucalypticola DNA.
CTTCAGGCCCATTTTCCGGAAGTATTCATCCGTCAGCGAGTATTCGTCTTGCTGGTACTCGGCGCCCAGCACCGGATGCTGGTTTCCCGTTTGATGGTAGACCTTGCTGCTGGAAACACTCAGGCAGATAACGGGCGGTTTGCGGAAGTGACACGTGTAGGCGCTCGACGCCACGAAGGACTGGAACAGCTGGCCATGGAGGTCGCCGAACCCCTTCGGGGTACTGAATTCGGACCGGCCGTCGTTATGGCCTGGCAAGAGTACGCTGAAGTCATAATCCCGGACGTAAGAGGAGAAATTGTTGCCGACGATGCCGTCAATGCGTGCGTTGGCTTGTTGGTCGATCACCGTTGTTTTCAATAGCTCGATCAGCGGCAGTGCAGTGCCGCTGCCGTCAAGATCAATATTCATTTCGACGGAGATGACATCAAGCTCAACGGTATAACGATCGCCTGTCGGGTTGTCCCAATGCGCCAGCGCATTGAATCGATTATCGATCATCGCCAACGTATTGCGTAAGTTCTCCTGGCGATTGCAGCCTCTGGCGAGGTTGGCGAAGTTGGTGGTGATGCGTGTAGTGTCCGAGGGGGTGTAATGCTCATCGAAGCGAATGCTTCGGAGGGTGAAATCGACGTCATGGCTCATGGTGGTCGAGGGCTCTCATCGTTCAATGTTTTCAGTGCGCTCTATTACCCTTTTTCAGGTTTGGGTCGGTGAGTGTCTGCACAGTTATCGTGGGGCATGTTATGGGCGCCCATTGAACGAGAACCAGTGAATTGATTTCACAGAACCTTTAGTCATATTCATGCGCGCTTGCGCCGACAGTGCGGTACCCAGTGGGTGGGGTCGGCAGACTCCGGGCCATGCCCTTGCGCAAGGCATGGCCCAGCGCGGGACGTCAGTGACCGAGTTGCACGGTCACTGCGCTGTGCAGGCCATAGGGCTGGAACGGCAGCGGCGCATAGATCGCCGCTTCCTCTTGCTTCATGCGATTGTTCAGTGTCGAGGCCATGGTCAGTTCCACGGTATTGCGCCCGGCATGGGCGTACTGGCTGACGACCACCTCGCGCAGGTGTGGGTCGGCCGCCACGACATGGCCGTTCACCTTCAGTTGCCAGAGACCGTCGCCAGCCGGTATCCCCAGGCGCACGGCGGTGGTGCCTGCGGTCAGCAGGAAGGCGCCCCGGTAGCTGGCGCGGCCGGACAGGTTGCGCAGGCCGTCGACCTCAGACCACGGGCCCTGGGGGGCCGCGCCCACGGCGTGATGCTGGATACGGGTGGTGTAGCCATCCGCGGCCGGGCCCCAGTCGTCGAGTTGCAACGTGGCGTTGCTCAACGCCACCGGCACTTGCCAGCGCACGGCGGGCGCGGCAGTGGCGGTGAAGTGTTGCCCCAGGGCGAA
It encodes the following:
- a CDS encoding DUF1852 domain-containing protein; this translates as MSHDVDFTLRSIRFDEHYTPSDTTRITTNFANLARGCNRQENLRNTLAMIDNRFNALAHWDNPTGDRYTVELDVISVEMNIDLDGSGTALPLIELLKTTVIDQQANARIDGIVGNNFSSYVRDYDFSVLLPGHNDGRSEFSTPKGFGDLHGQLFQSFVASSAYTCHFRKPPVICLSVSSSKVYHQTGNQHPVLGAEYQQDEYSLTDEYFRKMGLKVRYFMPPNSVAPLAFYFTGDLLGDYTDLELISTISTMDTFQKIYRPEIYNANSAAGKSFQPSLQHQDYSLTRIVYDRAERSRLAIEQGAFAEEHFIKPYQAHLTALFGQPHTQGHAS